DNA from Mesotoga sp. UBA6090:
GTTCCGGTAATTCCGTCGCCAATGATATTACAAATGGTCCAGGTCAAACCGGCAGAAGTGAATAAAGTGTTGAAACCTGGAGCATCGGCTGTGACTGCTGTCGTTGCCATTCCACCAATGACTGGTGGATTCATGGTCATGTAAATCGAAATGGCCGCTTCTTCCCTCGTAATAGGTGAATTTGCCTCGATTAAATGGCCATATCGGAAATCGAGAAGCTGGTGATTGCTCCTGTAAGCAACCGTGAGCGCTCCCCAGGCCTCCTTTGGGGCTTCCCACTCGTCAAGTGCGGTGGTGCAAATCTCTTCGTAGGACTCAGATTCAGACTTCAGACCGAGAACCTCGATCATCGCAACGGCGAAATCCGCTCTCAAGACCTCGCCTGTTCCTGAGATCAGATTTCCCTTACCTGGAAAGGCCTTTTCAACTGCATTCTTGAATTCTGAATAAGTCAACAATGATTCATCAACAGAAGACATGATCCCTTCTGATTCGATTACAGGAATCGCTTCTTCCGGGAAAACCTGCCCCAACAAGATCGCTGAGAAGAGAACAATTAGAAAGAAAACGAGGAGCTTCTTCATCCCGAACACCTCCAAAAAAGATTATTTGAAACCCGAAAAGTTTTTGTAATTATATACCAGTCACACAAAAGATTACCCCTCAAGGGCAGATTTTACGTATTGTTTATTTCTTAATACAAGTTAATACCAAATCATTCACCTGTCTGAGAAGAAGAGTTCTTCATATGCGCTCATAACTTTCTCGGTGTATCTGCCGCGAACTTTGAAAGTAACTTCATCGATGCCTTTAACTGGCATTACACGGGAAACCGTGCTCACGAGGAAAACCTCTTCCGCGCTTAGAAACTCCTGGACGGTGACTCGCTTTTCAATAATCCTGTGACCGAGTTTTTTTATGATTTCAATTACCTTTCCCCTGGTAATGCCAGGAAGGATATTGTCGACATTGGGCGTCAAGAAGATCCCATTATCTACAAGAAAGTAGTTTGAACTACCCCCTTCGGTCACGAATTTCATTCCATCTTCTTCTCGATACATCAGTGCCTCATATCCTCCATTGGCATACGCGAAGTTCTTGGCAAGAACGTTGGGCAGCAAGTTTATCGTCTTGTGCTCGCATAGCTTGTGTCTTAGATCAGGATAGGTGAAGAGCTTAACTCCATTCTTCCAGTTATCTGCATCAATTCTTCTCAATGGAAGGGCAAGCATAAAAAACGTGCTGGATGTATCCTTTGGAGGGTATCTATGCTCTCTGTGAGGGTCTGTACCTCTCGTTAGTTCTATGTAAAGCTCCCCATCTTCGATTGAATTTCTCCCTATGAGTTCAAGTGCACTTTTCTTTACTTCTTCTGGGGTGAATCGCATCTCGATGTTGAAAAACTCAGCACTCTTCTTCATCCTCGAGAAGTGCTCTTCAAAAAAGAGAATTCTCCCTTCGATCGTCCTAATAACCTCAAAGAGTCCATCTGCAAAAGTCAGTCCCCTGTTCTCCAACTGAATAACTCTACTTTTCTCCTGTACAAAATCACCGTCAAGAAATGCCCACATAGAAACCTCCCTGAGCTTTAGTGCCTTCCTGACACTATTATGCATCAAACAGATCATCAATTTACGGTATGACAGCTGATCAATGTTAGAATATAACGGAATCGTAAGCAGACTTTTCATTTGGAGGTTTTCTAGATGGACAATATTTTGGAGATCTTTCCAGGAGGGGCTTCTGGATTCTTCGGAAACAAGATATATGACATTGTGGCGATTCCAGAAGGCCTGTTGCTGGTGCAGATAACAAAAGCACTCACCAGTGAAGCCGTTAATAGGGCGAGGGAAGCTTCAAAGGAAAGAAATGAAGGTTTTCTTAAGAAGATGGCATCCGTTATGTCCTCTGGTTCAACTTTGCTGGATAGATATGGTGAAAAGTCAATGGAAGAAATACTTAACGAGACGCCAGGAAATATCTTCATTCCGAAAGCATCACTAAAAAAGGTGAAGATCTCCAGGAAGACGGACTCTTCGAGGGAGACTACTTTTTCAGATGGCACGATAATTAAGATTGTCTGGGCAGAAGGCAAAATGAAGCTGACTTTCGGTAGGAACTTAAGTGTGAAAGATACAAAGCGGTTTTTCAAAGACACATTCGGTATGTAGCGTTTCTTTCAAGGGATGAGTCCCGTTCGCCTATGGTCTGAGGCAGGAGGTATACTAATGAGAAAAACAATAATGTTGCTCTTGGCAATTGTGGCTGTTCTTGCAGTCCCTATCCTTGCCAATAACGTACTTGAATTCCCGAATGCTGATATCTATTACCCGGAGGGATATGAGAAAGTTGCCGTTTATATAGGCAACACCTTCGAATCGATACGGCCGAAAGCAGTCGAACTCGTCGGCAACGACCCCGGAAGAATAAACATCGTCCTCGCCGATTTTGGGGCAAACACGAACGGTATCGCTCAAGTGCAAAACCACAAAACTATTCAGATCTTCGTGTGGCCTTCCGACACAATACTCTCAACTAGAATGAATGTGTCGAATCAGTATAGACAGTTGTTAATGCATGAATTCACTCATATCGCTCATCTGACTTACATAACGGGTGTACCTGCGTTCATTTCTAGAGTGCTCCTGGGAACGGAACTCTTTTCGCCGCAAATGCTCTCGCCATTTGTAGAAGGAGTGACCCTGTTCGCCGAGTCCTCTAACTACTTCTCCGAGGGAAGATTGAATAACCCTTTATGGGGGAAAGAGATGACCTATCAGAACATGAAAGCAAACACCTTCCCAGCTCTGGACTATGCGTTGTCTGTATCAAGGGAGGACTACCGAGGAGGAGCCCTCTATTATAACTATATGGCAGGCTTCTATGACTATCTCGTAAGAAGATTCGGCATAGAATCAGTCAAGGAGTTTCATGGTGAAGTCTCGGGAAGACTTCCCGTTTTCGGACCTATCAACGCCTCACAAATTGCATTCGGTGAAACCCTGGACGGGCTCTACAATGACTGGAAAGAAGAAGTCGGAATCGAAGCCACAAAGTATGCCACGTTAACTGAAGTCAGAACAGTGGCCAACGGTCAGATATACGATATGACGAAGACTGAAAACGGTGTCTTATTCTCCTATTCGGTTTTCGGTGAAGCAAGCTCATGGAATGGCTCTGTAGAAAGAGGAATTGAAGAATATGTAGATGGCGGCTTTTCCAGGAGGCTTTCCGACTTTGGCGCCCTGAGCTTGAAATGGCACGAAGGGAATATCTACTTGATGACTTCGGTAACCGAAAGGAACACAACGTCCAGAGAAATCTGGTCACACAGGCCTCCTCTTTCTGTGGGACTTCTGGACAAAGGAATGATCACTGCCTTTGATATCTACAACGGGAGATTGATCAAAGCACTATACGACGCAAAGACTGAACTATCAACCATCTATTTCGATGGGATGCAACTCATAACAATTCCATGGCTGGTCAAAGATATCGTAGTTCTTGAAGACGGAAGCCTGGCTATGCTGCTATCAAGGAATGGCATTAACGGAGCCGTCGCGACCTTCACCGAAGGGGAATTCAGAGTAATACTAGACGATCCCTATCTCAAGGGAAGGGGTATTGACTACCAAGAGGGGAAGGTAGTCTTTACAGCCGCTTATGAAGAAGGGTATATGGATGCCTTCGCTGTAGAGGTAAAATCGGGAGAGGTTTTCAGACTAACCGAAGGTGCCAATCTCGAAAAGGCGGTGGTGCTAGATTCTACAGTGTACGGATTCGGACACTCCCGAAGAGAAAAGGGAATGTCTATTTATGTTTTCGGTCTTGAAAGCACTCCATACAGTGTTAAAGAAGTTGAACCCGATGACTTCGAGCCAACTTCTGTGGAGTATACAAGCGGCGATTACCTGAAGAAGACTTTCCTTCATTTTCTGAACCCTGTGTTAAGAGCTCCGTTAGTCGCATACGATGGCGAGAACATTTCCCTTGGCTTTCTTACCGTTCACCTTTCACATGATTCGAAGCATTCCATGGAGCTGATGCCTTCATTTACCTTTGGTACTAACAAGCTTACTTTCCAGGGGGAGTATGTGGGACAGATCTTGGAAGGAGTAGATGTCTCTCTGAAAGTAAGCTTAGGCACCCCCAGCGTGCCTATGCTAACCGCAGGACTATCTTCTGAGCTCTTCCAGATGCCTTTGAATCCTTCCACAAGGTTTAGATCACACGCTTATATTGGATTTGACACGTCAGGCGGCATCACTACATCTGTTCCCTTAAGTCTGAGAGGAAATCTCTTCTCGATTTCGGTGGAACCCGGGATAAGACTTTCTGACGGAAAGATCACGCCATTGCTTGCCGTGGATGCTGGATTCTCCCCAACTCTGGGTACATCTGTCGGTCTTGGTGTCGGCTTCTACGATGATTTCTACTGGTATGCGAACGGAGCTCAACTCATGTACAGGATAGACTGGGGTTGGAGTCCTCTATTCTTCTTGAAAGAGCTGGGAATTGGCGCTGTGATAAGCGGAACAAACACCAGTCTCGATCATTCCGCCCTTTACCTTTTCATAAATGTAGGTTCAACAATAGGTATCGGTGACGTTTTCCCCAAGATAGGCATTAAGTACAGTGACTCGCGTTTTGGAATTTACTTTGGATTGGATAATCAACCGTAAAGAGAGATTTCAATACATGAGCCGTAAAATTGCTCAAAGAAAATAAACGAGAAAGGGGAATCTTCCCCTTTCTTTTTCGAACAACCACTTATTTGCAGAACGGAGCAATAGGCACCTTCCTCCAAATAGACTTGACAGCAGGTTCTTCTGGAAAGATAGGATAGAACCGTTTATGCTCGGAGACGCTGGGAATCCTTTCTCAATTTGTAAAAACTCAAGATTCCTTTAGGATTTTCCATCTCAATGCTACGACGCAATCACCCCTTTTGGCAGAAAACCAGAACAACTATCTCAAGCCTACTTACTAGCAATATATCCCTCTCGATGAACAATGCGGGTCGTCTACTTCACTTTTGGAAAGAACTCGAAATCTGCCTGTCAGTCGACTTTGCTTAAGTCGTGACAATGGAATGAGGTATAATGCTGTTATCGGAGATAACAAAAAAGAAAGGGGGAAATAATTATGAAGATAATGGGGTACTCGGCTTTTCTTATAAGCGATGCTGGTTCTGTGTTTATTGAGGAATCAAAACATGACGGAATAACGTTCACGTTTCCTTCAGATCCGGTCTTTGCGAAATACAAGGACCGGCTTATGACAGTAGTCGAAGTGAAGATGGAATCGTCCAAGTTTTCTCTTACCAAAAGCAAACTCGATCTTAGCTCTGTTAAGCTTCAAGGGGTAAAAGTTGTGGACGACAAGTTCTATGAGGATTCAGTTTCGCTTTGGGCCTTCGAATCGAGGACGCTTGGCAAGACTATGAGAGTGGTGTCAGACGGAGAAGCATCAAAGATCCCTGCAAAAAGAGAGACCGATTACGTCGTTCCTATTATCGTTAACGCGATAGAGTTCTCTTCAAAGGAAGAGCATATTGGAAGATTCGTCTTTCCGTTGCCCGATGAATGGTTTATTCTTTCTGGTGTCCACTTTGGCCAGGATGGCGTGAAGATTCGCAAGGAAAATTCGAAGATAGATTTAGATTCCTTTAGCACCGGAATAATCGTTGAAGAACTGAAAAAACACAGAGTCTTCAACGACAACTTGTGGGATCTTTATCAGCTGTACAAATCTCTGGAGAGTTTTGAAACTAAGAATGAATCGCTCCCAGAAGCGCTTGGAGAAGAAATATCTGTATCCGATCTCGATCTGGAAGACAGTATTCCAGAGAGTGCAGACCTTTACCTTGCAGGAGACAGAAAAACAACGAACTCCCTCCATCGCGAAGTCGTTATTCAGTCAAGCATAGAAAAGACTGGAACTTTCAGCAAAAAGAAGGGCGTTGTCCTAAGAGTCAAGAACAATTCAGATCTTGGAACGGTTAAAGGAGTGCACATCTCTTTCAGACTACTTGATCCAATGGGTAAAGAGCTCTACGTTGCCGAAAAGGAACTCGATGAACTTAGCGTTGGACCTGGGGAAGCAAAGAAACAAGTTTTCACTGACTTTCCGGAATTCGCTGATCATCAACTGGAAAGAGCCGTAGTTAATCTGATAAGCATTTCATGGAGTAACGGGCTTAAAACTCTCACTTCTTCTGAATAATTGAAAGATTCCTGAGCTTCCTGTGTTCAGCCGCCTGGAGTATTTCCATAACCCTCATGACCTTCCTGTCGTGAGGGTTTGGGGCTTTGCCGGCTTCGATTTCCCGAAGCACTTCATCTAGCTCATTCATTTGAAGTCCAAAGGCAGTTTCATCATTGACTCCCGGAATTAGATCGGGACTCGGTGGTTTTTCAATGATCCTCGCCGGGATTTTCAAGTCTCTTGCAAGATCCATTACCTCAGTCTTGAACAAATGCTTTATCGGCTCAATGTCGCTAGAATCATCTCCCCACTTCACATAAAGTCCGCAAAGCCATTCAGTCTTGTTTGTCGTGCCTAGTACAGCGTAACCCCTTTTTTCGGCTTCCAGATATAACGAAACCATCCTGACTCTGTGTTTAGCCCTGTAAAAAGCCAGTCCCCTTTTGAATTCTTCATTGCCACTGTCGGCCAAGTCGTCGAGAAAAGGATCTGAAGAAAGCTTCTTCCACTTATCCCTTACATACTTTTCTTTAACCGACTGAGGTATTAAAAGTGCAGGCGGTTGAAGTCTATAACAGCCAACAGAACGGAGAACTGAACTTATGTTCTTGACTTTGAAGTCTATTCCCAGGAAACCAGCCACAAGCTTCGAATCCTCCAGAGTATCCTTCGAAGAGTCGCGCTCGGGCATGAGAAGGCCAAATACGTTTTTCTTGCCTAGGGCGTCAACAGCTAGCTTACCTACCACTGCAGAGTCTATTCCTCCGCTTATTCCTATCACAGCCCCTCGATAGCCCCACTTCAGAACAGTGCTTCTTATGAAATCGACAATTTCTCGCATATGATCACCAACAAGATTATACTAAACTTTTCCTTCATTCTTGAAAACTGAATATTCTACACAAAGCGCCCACTGGAAAGTCTGCCGACAAAGAAGTTTCAGTTTCCAGAAATGTTAGACTGATTTGTTAGAGCAATCTCATATTTGGAGCAGGAGGAGTGAAAAATGAGAAAATCAGTGTTTGTTCTTGTGGCCATACTAATTGCTGGAACCGTTTTGGCATCGAACCCTCTTAACCTTTATGGAAGGGATGCAGAGGGAAGAAACGGAGTTGTTGCAGCCGCAAAACCTGAAGCCTCAGAAGTAGGCGTTAAGATTCTTGAGATGGGCGGGAATGCTGTAGACGCTGCTATAGCCACCGCATTTGCGATAGGTGTTCTGGAACCGAATGCTTCTGGAATCGGCGGAGGAGGATTCATGATAATTAAGCTGGCCGATATGGATGAACCAGTAGTCATTGATTTCAGAGAGACTGCACCGAACTCTACAAGCCCGACTTTCTTCAATCTTGACGAGAATAATCGTCCAGTAAACTATGAGAGCGTCATCGGGGGAAAGGCCATAGGGGTTCCGGGTGAAGTCGCCGGCCTATTATATGCTCTTGAAAACTACGGAACGCTTTCTCGAAAAGAAGTAATTCAGCCAGCCATAGACTGGGCCGAGAAGGGAATCCCTGTAACAGTTAATCTTTTTTCAATTATTAGCGACAACTACGAGAAGATAATGATGATGGAAAATGGAGTCGACCTCTATTTGAAGTATGGAGGTATTCCTTATGAAGTGGGAGAGACTATTGTACTAAAGGACTTGGCCAATACCCTAAGATCTATCGTAGAGAACGGGAAAGATGCGATATATTCTGGAGAAATTGCCGAGAAGATTGTGGGCGAAGTTCAGAAACGCGGCGGAGTAATGACAATGGATGATCTTGCAAATTATGAAGTGAAGGTTCGCAAACCAGTTGTTGGAACATATCGAGGTTACACTATACTGTCAGTTCCACCTGCTAGCTCGGGAGGAACTCACGTAATTGAACTTCTAAATATCATGGAGAATTTCGATGTCGGATCGATGGGAGACAACACTGCCGAGACGATCCACATCTGGTCAGAGGCAATGAAACTGATTTTTGCCGATAGATCAAGATACATGGCCGATACTGACTTTGTGGATGTTCCTCTCGAGGGACTAACTTCGAAAGATTATGCCAGGACCCTTGCTGAGAAAATAGATAAGCGCATTCCACTTGAATTCGTTGAGCCCGGTGACCCCTGGAAGTTCGAAAGCGGAAGCACTACTCATCTTTCTGTTATGGACAAAGAGGGAAACATGGTTGCTATGACAAAATCCATAAACTACTTCTTTGGTTCTGGCGTTGTTGTGCCGACAACAGGAATTATTCTTAATAATCACATGGACGACTTCGTAAAAACCCCCGGCTCAGCAAACTCAGTCGAACCCGGGAAAAGGCCACTCAGCAGCATGAGTCCTACTCTGGTTATAGACCCTGAAGGTGAACCATATATGACTATCGGTGCGCCAGGCGGTACACGGATCATCACTACTGTAGCTCAAACCATAAGCAACATAATTGACCACGGAATGACTGTACAGCAAGCAATTCTGGCACCCAGAGTATTTAGGATGCAGACTGGCCCGATGTCTATAGAAGGAAGGATCTCAATTAACGCTTACAATAGGCTTATCGAAATGGGACATGAAATAACTGTAAGAAACGACTATGATCCTTACTTCGGCGGGGTTCATGCCGTTTTGTTCAACAAAGATATAGGAATACTATTTGGAGGAGCCGACCCCAGAAGAGACGGGCAGGCTGTTGGATATTGAATCAGATACGGTTTTCACACACACAAAGACTAAGAAGGTAGCGAATCACTGTTGATAAACAAGAGATCCAATAAAAGAAAAGATGGATCAAGAGGGCCTTAAACGGTTGTTTTTAGAACTAGACTAAATTATAATCTTTTTACAGCTTCATAGTAGAGGGGGGTGAGCGGTGTGTGGAAAGAGTTCAAGAAGTTCATCAGCCGCGGCAGCGTTATTGATTTGGCTGTCGGCATTATTATCGGTGGTGCATTTCAAGTCATTGTAAGATCTCTTGTAGACGACATACTAATGCCGATTCTCGGTTTGTTCACAGGTGGCATTGATTTCAGCAACTTATTCATAAACATTTCAGGGGAGGCCTATGCAACGTTCGCAGAGGCAAAGGCGGCTGGTGCCGCAACGATAAACATCGGTCTTTTCATCAACGCAATCATCAATTTCATTATTCTCGCTTTTGTGATCTTCCTGATAATCAGAGCAATAAACAAAATGCGTGACAGGCTAAAGAAGGAAGAGGCTCCGGCAGCGCCATCAACCAAGACCTGTCCTTTCTGTCACACTTCGATTCCTATCGATGCCGTAAGGTGTCCTAATTGTACATCTGAACTCGGAAAGAAAACTTGAGATAGTAATTAGAAAGAGCGGCTTTGCAGCCGCTCTTTTTTTGCGTGTTTCCATTCCTGGTTGTTGTTGAACCGATTTATCAGAAGAATCCGACGCTTCAGAGATAATGGTACAATCTTCCTATCTAGATCCGGAGGTTCAAGATGCGGCTTAGAAAAGTTTTCGTGCTTTTGATTGCGCTTTTTATTGTTCTTTGTTTTTCGCTAACCGGGTGCATTAAACCCGAGGTTTACTACTCTCTTTCAGGCCAGGTCGTTCCTTACTTTCCAGAAACCTCAGTTCTTGATAGTTTTCAAAGAACCACAGCATACTCTCCAAGATTTTCCAGTGAAGACATCGAGCAGGGTTTCCTGAGTAATCAATTTGTTATCCTCTTCGATAGAGGGTTTGATTCAGCAATAATCTCAGGAGTTTCTGGAGTAGAGATCCTTGATGAGTTCTATTCAAGAGACGGCTCTCTTGGCTATGCCGTTGTGAAGACAAACGATCCATCTTCGCTG
Protein-coding regions in this window:
- a CDS encoding aminotransferase class IV, with the protein product MWAFLDGDFVQEKSRVIQLENRGLTFADGLFEVIRTIEGRILFFEEHFSRMKKSAEFFNIEMRFTPEEVKKSALELIGRNSIEDGELYIELTRGTDPHREHRYPPKDTSSTFFMLALPLRRIDADNWKNGVKLFTYPDLRHKLCEHKTINLLPNVLAKNFAYANGGYEALMYREEDGMKFVTEGGSSNYFLVDNGIFLTPNVDNILPGITRGKVIEIIKKLGHRIIEKRVTVQEFLSAEEVFLVSTVSRVMPVKGIDEVTFKVRGRYTEKVMSAYEELFFSDR
- the nadE gene encoding NAD(+) synthase → MREIVDFIRSTVLKWGYRGAVIGISGGIDSAVVGKLAVDALGKKNVFGLLMPERDSSKDTLEDSKLVAGFLGIDFKVKNISSVLRSVGCYRLQPPALLIPQSVKEKYVRDKWKKLSSDPFLDDLADSGNEEFKRGLAFYRAKHRVRMVSLYLEAEKRGYAVLGTTNKTEWLCGLYVKWGDDSSDIEPIKHLFKTEVMDLARDLKIPARIIEKPPSPDLIPGVNDETAFGLQMNELDEVLREIEAGKAPNPHDRKVMRVMEILQAAEHRKLRNLSIIQKK
- the ggt gene encoding gamma-glutamyltransferase, which codes for MRKSVFVLVAILIAGTVLASNPLNLYGRDAEGRNGVVAAAKPEASEVGVKILEMGGNAVDAAIATAFAIGVLEPNASGIGGGGFMIIKLADMDEPVVIDFRETAPNSTSPTFFNLDENNRPVNYESVIGGKAIGVPGEVAGLLYALENYGTLSRKEVIQPAIDWAEKGIPVTVNLFSIISDNYEKIMMMENGVDLYLKYGGIPYEVGETIVLKDLANTLRSIVENGKDAIYSGEIAEKIVGEVQKRGGVMTMDDLANYEVKVRKPVVGTYRGYTILSVPPASSGGTHVIELLNIMENFDVGSMGDNTAETIHIWSEAMKLIFADRSRYMADTDFVDVPLEGLTSKDYARTLAEKIDKRIPLEFVEPGDPWKFESGSTTHLSVMDKEGNMVAMTKSINYFFGSGVVVPTTGIILNNHMDDFVKTPGSANSVEPGKRPLSSMSPTLVIDPEGEPYMTIGAPGGTRIITTVAQTISNIIDHGMTVQQAILAPRVFRMQTGPMSIEGRISINAYNRLIEMGHEITVRNDYDPYFGGVHAVLFNKDIGILFGGADPRRDGQAVGY
- the mscL gene encoding large conductance mechanosensitive channel protein MscL, which encodes MWKEFKKFISRGSVIDLAVGIIIGGAFQVIVRSLVDDILMPILGLFTGGIDFSNLFINISGEAYATFAEAKAAGAATINIGLFINAIINFIILAFVIFLIIRAINKMRDRLKKEEAPAAPSTKTCPFCHTSIPIDAVRCPNCTSELGKKT